GGCTAGGGTCTGCCCAGACACTACAACCCCTGCAACTAACTGTACACAGTGATCATTCCTTAAATACTATCGCTGTACCTATTTAGCGACAGTTTGATTGATCGAGAGGCTGCCAATAGCTGGGCTATCGGTAGCCTTTTCGCTAAAAATACTCATTCTTCCTATGATTCAGTTAATGTCCCTCTCTCCAGCTATGTTACAGCAACAGGCACAAGAAGCACTCGCTCAAAACCATTATGCTGAAGCAGCACTTTACTATGAGCAGCTTATGGAACTGGAGCCAGATCAAATCAGTCATGCCTGGTTTCTTGGTCTGGCTCGCTTGCTAACTGGAGACGAAACAGAAGCACAGTTTACCTGGATGATGGCACTCTCAACGGCTGACTCTGAACAGGTCGATCGCTACACCCAAGAGTTAGTGCAGATCTTGCAGACCGCAGCCGAACAGCAAGCAGAAGCAGAAGCGGATCAAATGGTTTGGGCGATTCGGCAACATTTGCGCGAAATTGCCCAAACTGAGATTCATAATTTACTGCATTTAGTGCGGTTAGCAATCAAGCTAAATCTATTTAATAGTGATTATTTAGAAACACTAGAAATTGCTGAAGTCCTTCAATCGCAGTCTTTTCCAAATTTAGATGAATCACTGTTATTGCAAACAGTAGCAGAGGTGCTAGAGGTTTGGTTTGGCTATCCTGGGGTTGAGGCATTTGCTGAGGCAGCAATTGGGCAGATTGGTGATACTGCAGCAATAGTCAATACCTTGAAAACAAAAGCTTTTGAGGTTAACCACGACAATCGCCTACGTCATGGGGTTGCTCTGTCAGGCTACCTTGCAGAAATTTGTTTGCGCTACGAACCTAACGACCTGGAACTCTTAAGGCTGTTATCGTCTAGCTATGAGCTAACCCGTCGCTACACTGAAGCAGTTGCAACTGCAAGATTAGCACTGGCAGCTTGCCGAACTTTGGAAGAGCAAATGGCAGGTCTGGGGTTTCTCTGCATTCGGATGCTACGAGCCGGGTCATACTGGCAGGAAGTGCAGGATTTATTTGAGCAGCAACAAGCACTGATGCCTAAACTGCTGGCACAATATCAGCCTGATCCAGAGCAGCAGCTAGAGACAACCTTGCTGACGTTTTGTTCTTTCTATCTCTACTATCTGAAAGACGCTCCGGCAGAACATCGTCAATTACAAAATCAGCTTGCTGCACTAGTGCAAACCGATGTGCAATTCCAATCAAAACATATTTTTGTGGGTTGTCCGAAGCGCTCGGCTCCAGCCATTAGAACTGAACGCAAACTGAAGGTTGGCTACATTGCCCGCTATATGCAGCAGCATCCCGTGGGCTGGTTGGCACGTTGGCTGATGCAATATCACGATCGCAATCGATTTGATATCTATACGTATCATCTGCACTTGAAAGGAGTGGATGAATTTACCGATCGTTGGTTTGTTCGACCCGTAACTCGTTCTGCCCGGTTTGATGAGGGTACACCCGTTGGAGTTGCCAAACATATTTGTGAAAACGATGAGATTGATATTTTAGTTGACTTAGATAGTCTGACTTACAGTGAAACATGCAGCATCATGGCACTGAAACCTGCCCCAGTTCAAATTAGCTGGTTGGGTTTTGATGCTTCGGGTATCCCGGCAGTAGACTATTTCCTTGCCGATCCCCATGTTTTGCCCAACTCGGCACAAAGCTATTACAGCGAAAAAATTTGGCGGTTGCCCAGCACATACCTTGCAGTAGACGGATTTGAAATCGGTGTACCGACTTTGCGGCGCGATCATCTGGGAATTCCTACAGATGCAGTTGTTTACCTCAGTTCTCAAGATGGACGAAAGCGTCATCCTGAAATGATGCGGCTCCAGATGCAAATTATTCGAGAAGTACCAAATAGCTATCTCTTAATTAAAGGACTGGGAGATGAGAAATCTATCCAGGAAGCGTTTGAGCAAGTGGCGGAAGCAGAAGGAGTGACACGTGATCGGCTCCGTTTTTTAACGCGCGATCGGGATGAGCTAACTCACCGAGCAAATTTAGGTATTGCTGATGTGGTGTTGGATACGTTCCCCTATAACGGTGCAACCACAACCCTCGAAACATTATGGATGGGAATTCCGATCGTAACTCGAACCGGGCAACAATGGGCAGCGCGCAACAGCTACACGATGCTGATGAACGTGGGCGTCACAGAGGGTATTGCCTGGACAAATGAAGAATATGTAGCGTGGGGCGTGCGATTGGGTGAAGATGCAGCACTGCGCCAAAACATTCACTTGAGATTGCTCCAGTCTCGTCAAACTTCGCCACTATGGAACACGAGACTATTTGCGCGTGAAATGGAAGACGCTTACCAGCAAATGTGGCAGATTTATTTGCAAGGATAATCAACACCAGCATTTGCAGGAAACATTGCCTAGCGTAGCCGGATTCAGGAGCGATATTAATCCCCGTCTTTCTTGAGTAATAAAGCTATAACTCAAGGAGAAGTTGAGCAAGCGATGAAAAACAGCCTGAATCTGGCAATTCGCTTAACCTAGGACTACCATTAAAAACTCACTGAATTAGCTTCAAGCTCTCCTGGCTGAGATACTTCTGGACGTTTTTAATGAGAGGTAATGATTGCAAGTCCTGTTCAAACAGCTTTGAAGACTCTGCTAACACTTCAACAATGACATTTGCAAAATTATAAGCAGGCTCTTTGCCAAAGGTTACAGTCAGATGTTCTAAAATTTCAACTGCATAATCCGTGAAATTCATTACATCAGCGACGCAGGCAAGTTTCAACAAATCTTCAGGCTTTGTGGAACGCTTTTTAAAGACATCGGTTTGCAGTAAGTCACAGAAGTAATAGGCATCACCCCATAAGAGTTGTCCTGGATGTTGAATTGACCTAACTGGCGATCGTGTCCGCAATCGACGAGCCATTGTTAGATCAAACAGGCTAAAATCCCGTAGTCTCAGAAACTGATCGACGTCCGCAAATAACGGTTGATTGAGATACAGAGGGGAGAATTCTACCTCAACTTGAATTGCCAAGACACTGTCTAAAATTTGAGATGCCCCTTGCAACACTTTCAGATCTGCACCCTGTACATCAATTTGAAGAAAATCGATTGTTTCA
The window above is part of the Trichocoleus sp. genome. Proteins encoded here:
- a CDS encoding FkbM family methyltransferase; translated protein: MTVFLPTLKKYGFLDRVHVVVCNVGSRKISVADDYASQGWEVFAPHLSIYGFDADADACDAANAEIEQRGVNWTERHIPLALSNSIGESTLYVTYDPMCSSLYPPNEPFMERFNNLATLAGLDFTIDLETTTLDAFCQEEGIETIDFLQIDVQGADLKVLQGASQILDSVLAIQVEVEFSPLYLNQPLFADVDQFLRLRDFSLFDLTMARRLRTRSPVRSIQHPGQLLWGDAYYFCDLLQTDVFKKRSTKPEDLLKLACVADVMNFTDYAVEILEHLTVTFGKEPAYNFANVIVEVLAESSKLFEQDLQSLPLIKNVQKYLSQESLKLIQ
- a CDS encoding O-linked N-acetylglucosamine transferase, SPINDLY family protein, which codes for MSLSPAMLQQQAQEALAQNHYAEAALYYEQLMELEPDQISHAWFLGLARLLTGDETEAQFTWMMALSTADSEQVDRYTQELVQILQTAAEQQAEAEADQMVWAIRQHLREIAQTEIHNLLHLVRLAIKLNLFNSDYLETLEIAEVLQSQSFPNLDESLLLQTVAEVLEVWFGYPGVEAFAEAAIGQIGDTAAIVNTLKTKAFEVNHDNRLRHGVALSGYLAEICLRYEPNDLELLRLLSSSYELTRRYTEAVATARLALAACRTLEEQMAGLGFLCIRMLRAGSYWQEVQDLFEQQQALMPKLLAQYQPDPEQQLETTLLTFCSFYLYYLKDAPAEHRQLQNQLAALVQTDVQFQSKHIFVGCPKRSAPAIRTERKLKVGYIARYMQQHPVGWLARWLMQYHDRNRFDIYTYHLHLKGVDEFTDRWFVRPVTRSARFDEGTPVGVAKHICENDEIDILVDLDSLTYSETCSIMALKPAPVQISWLGFDASGIPAVDYFLADPHVLPNSAQSYYSEKIWRLPSTYLAVDGFEIGVPTLRRDHLGIPTDAVVYLSSQDGRKRHPEMMRLQMQIIREVPNSYLLIKGLGDEKSIQEAFEQVAEAEGVTRDRLRFLTRDRDELTHRANLGIADVVLDTFPYNGATTTLETLWMGIPIVTRTGQQWAARNSYTMLMNVGVTEGIAWTNEEYVAWGVRLGEDAALRQNIHLRLLQSRQTSPLWNTRLFAREMEDAYQQMWQIYLQG